One window of the Rhodococcus sovatensis genome contains the following:
- a CDS encoding sarcosine oxidase subunit delta gives MQLIECPWCGPREETEFHYGGQAHVAYPADPDALSDEDWAHYVFFRSNTKGRFAERWSHSAGCRRWFNAVRDTATYQFHSFYRVGEQRPATS, from the coding sequence ATGCAACTCATCGAATGTCCGTGGTGCGGACCGCGCGAGGAAACCGAATTTCACTACGGCGGACAAGCTCACGTCGCGTATCCAGCCGACCCGGACGCTCTCTCCGACGAGGACTGGGCTCACTATGTGTTCTTCCGCAGCAACACCAAAGGGCGCTTCGCCGAGCGGTGGAGCCATAGCGCAGGATGCCGACGATGGTTCAACGCTGTTCGTGACACTGCCACCTACCAATTCCACAGTTTCTACCGTGTGGGCGAGCAGAGGCCGGCGACATCGTGA
- a CDS encoding sarcosine oxidase subunit beta family protein, whose protein sequence is MTAEAPQPPGSQLPEHPDFLWRNPQPKKNYDVVIVGGGGHGLATAHYLAKNHGITSVAVLEKGWLAGGNMARNTTLIRSNYLWDESANIYEHSLKLWEGLEEDLDYPILFSQRGVLNLAHSLQDVRDSVRRVEANKLNGIDAQWVDPDEVKKLCPVVNISEDIRYPVLGATYQPRAGIAKHDYVVWGFARRADTAGIDIIQNCEVTGFVTDGNTVTGVRTTRGDIGAGQVALCAAGHTTTLTDMLGFKTPVQSHPLQALVSELLEPVHPTVVMSNAIHVYVSQAHKGELVMGAGVDSYNGYGQRGAFHIIERQMAAAVELFPVFARAHLLRTWGGIVDVCPDASPIVGRTPYDNLFLNCGWGTGGFKATPGVGWCLADTIANDEPHPYLAPFGLDRFVTGALVDEHGAAAVAH, encoded by the coding sequence GCCCGAGCACCCGGACTTCCTTTGGCGAAATCCGCAACCGAAGAAGAACTACGACGTCGTCATCGTCGGCGGTGGCGGCCATGGTCTCGCTACCGCGCACTACCTGGCCAAGAATCACGGCATCACAAGTGTCGCGGTGCTCGAGAAGGGGTGGCTCGCAGGCGGCAATATGGCTCGCAACACCACGTTGATCCGATCGAACTATCTGTGGGACGAGAGCGCGAACATCTACGAGCACTCGCTCAAGCTGTGGGAGGGTCTCGAAGAAGACCTCGACTACCCGATTCTGTTCAGTCAGCGGGGCGTTCTGAACCTCGCACACAGCCTCCAGGATGTCCGCGACAGTGTCCGACGCGTCGAGGCCAACAAGCTCAACGGTATCGACGCCCAGTGGGTCGATCCGGACGAGGTCAAGAAGCTGTGTCCGGTGGTGAACATTTCCGAGGACATCAGGTATCCGGTTCTCGGCGCCACGTACCAACCCCGGGCCGGAATCGCCAAGCACGACTACGTCGTGTGGGGGTTCGCGCGCCGCGCCGACACCGCAGGCATCGACATCATTCAGAATTGCGAAGTGACCGGTTTCGTTACCGACGGCAACACAGTGACCGGCGTGCGTACGACGCGCGGTGACATCGGCGCCGGCCAGGTCGCGTTGTGCGCCGCCGGGCACACCACGACGCTGACCGACATGCTCGGCTTCAAGACCCCTGTTCAGTCGCATCCACTGCAGGCACTGGTATCGGAACTCCTCGAACCCGTACATCCGACGGTGGTCATGTCGAATGCAATCCACGTGTATGTCTCCCAGGCGCACAAGGGTGAACTCGTAATGGGCGCTGGGGTGGATTCGTACAACGGGTATGGACAGCGCGGCGCCTTCCACATCATCGAGCGTCAGATGGCTGCAGCGGTCGAGCTGTTTCCGGTGTTCGCGCGAGCGCACCTACTGCGCACGTGGGGTGGCATCGTCGATGTCTGTCCCGACGCCTCGCCCATCGTCGGCCGGACCCCGTATGACAACCTCTTCCTCAATTGCGGTTGGGGCACAGGCGGTTTCAAGGCAACCCCTGGGGTGGGGTGGTGCCTGGCGGACACCATCGCGAACGACGAACCGCACCCGTACCTAGCGCCGTTCGGCCTCGACAGATTCGTCACCGGTGCCCTCGTCGACGAACACGGCGCCGCCGCCGTCGCGCACTGA